From the genome of Podarcis muralis chromosome 3, rPodMur119.hap1.1, whole genome shotgun sequence:
TCAAGAAACACTGTAGTAGTTTTTTATTACAAGTGACAGATCACACACAGTTATATACAATAGCTATTgtgttttctctcttcccttttttaaaaagaggctgaGCAAATATCTCTAAAATAAGTGTTGCGAGATCAACAGTGGCGTTACGGAGATGTTTGTGGATGTGCTCATTTTAGACAAAGCAAAAGCAGAGTGGGCGTTGTCACAAGAATAGCAATTATGTCTGTCTTGTCATGGAAGGTGACTGTAGTAATTGCAGCATTTTCTCTTGTCACTGAATCTTATAATTATAGTGTATCTAACAGGATTATGTTCTAACTTGGGCTGCTTCTAATCACCTCCTTTGCTCTGAAATGTAATGGTAAAATTCCACAGTTTTCCTCAAGGCTGTTAACTCACGCTAAAATCTCAAATGTTTGATAACTTGAGCCCCTGAGTAGTCATTTTATCTTGAGGAGGAGGTAGAGGATGTGGTAATATATATGTAGTATATAAAAGAgggcaggagaaggaaggagTATTACTTTCAGTTAATGGAGAAGCATGGAACTGGGAGGTGTCAAAGATAATTTTGCCCATCCATCTCCTTTAACTTTGAGACATTCATCACACGAAACTACTATCTCTCAAAAGATGAATCTATAAAACAGAATAACTCAGTCTTTGATTATTTCAGATTTTACTGGAATAAATGGAAGTTGTTAGAACCAATGAGCAAGTATTGGAAGGCTCAGTTAAGGAAGATTTAGTGGTAGTTATATGCAGAtgtgatttctgattttaaagtTTTACATAGTTTTTGTTTATATGTAtggtttttaatttcatttatggatagtagtacatttttttttataaataaaataatacttaTCCTCATGTCTTGGACAAGGAAGCTCATTGCAATATACACTGAGCAAAAAGTGGAAGTTGCTTTGAGGGTTCTGTACTACTACTTATTAATAAGTAGGTTTAGCCCACAATTGCTCTTCTGCATTCACTGTGTAGTGAGGCAGGGAGGCCAGGAAACCAGCAGAAGCTGTGTCTGAGTGGTTCCAAGTTCTACTGATACATGAAGGAAATGTTTCCCAAATGAAATTCAACTTTCTCTGGTGTTGTAGAGGATTAGCTAGTTTCTTCCCACCCTGCTGCCTTTGTCCATTTTCCTATTGCACTAGGTCATACCCAGAAGAGCTTTTTGGGACTTGGTGCAGTTCTGCTAGTTGCTAACTGGGTGTTATAGCTGTGATAAGGAACAATGTGGATAATCTCAGAGCCACCAACCCACTACAAAGATATCACTGTCTAAATCTAACCCAAGTCTAACAAGCCATTTAAACAAAGATAATGATAGTCTTTATATATTGTCCTCTTTCATTTTGTTTCGTTTTAACCAGTTGAGAGTTCAGTGGAGCTCTTCTGATTCTCCAGTCAACACtataaaacatctgataaaagaTGCAGCAAGACAGCAAATGAGCTGAACATGTTCTTCACATTAAAAAATACACTTTCTACCGGTTCAGCCTGTGTGGGCACCATTTTCAGGCACTGCCACAATCATGGAGAAGGCAAATGAATTATCATAATGAACTACAGAAGATGTAGGATTGCTTTATACATTTACCAAAAGCAACATATTTGTGGGTTTGCGATGGCATGCTGTGCCCCCAGGGCATTCCTCATTTGCCTATTAAGAGGACCCTTCTTGCTGCCCAGTGCCCAGGTTTGAGAATAAAGACTATGTGCTCTGAGgtgtgtttttgcttttattagtGCAAATCAGTACTCTGTGGAAATATTTCAACTGATTCCGTTGGCCCTGTGGCAGCTGTCATGATGCTGAGGTTtctgtctcccccctccctccttttttttttgttctaaacCTCTCTAGGTATCCAAGGCTGCGGCTGATTTATTGGCATACTGTGATGCTCACATGGGAGAAGATCCCCTTATTATTCCAGTGCCCACATCTGAAAATCCCTTCCGGGAGAAGAAGCTCTTGTGTACTATTCTCTGAATCACCTTGCAATTAAAAATGACCTTTGGGAGAAAACATTACTGATGGTGCATGCTTTTCCTCAAGACATCTTCTGTACAATAATTTAGTCCAAAACTGACTTGCTAAGAACACAGTATGTTCTTAAGTTAATATAAGTATTCTACATGGAAGGCTAGTCTAAtgcctatttttaaaaaccagtccTTTGTACTAAACATTTCTGTCGACTTATTTTTTTAACGAAGGAGCCTTATTTGGTTTCAGttatatgcatagctgtcaacttttcccttttcttgcgaggaataagggaatttcccttaaaaaaggggaacagttgacagctatggttatatGATAGTTCGATTTTGCTAGTTAGAGTGTGCGTGTCTATTCATGAGAGATTCTGATACCAAGATGAGCAATATCTACTCTcaacttttaaaaatcctttgtgtttttatttaggaGTTCAGCAAATTGTTGTGCTTAGTGACATCTCAAAACACTGGACCTTTTAGAAATCTAACTTTCCCCTACCTTATAGACAACCGTTAAAACTTTTGCCCCTTAGAAACATAGGAAAATGCCTTTTACCAAGTCATAGTGGATAAACATTGATGACGATATCagaatttttaatattttaaaaatgtaaatattaaGTTTTTCAAAGGATAAATAGGTTAATGTTAAATAATCTGGCTATGAAAATGTTAGCCCTACCAGGCTACCAGGCATATTGCATTAAAGCAGACTTTTCAAGTGTAAATGACAAACCCGTTTGATCATTTCTCAGATAGGAATATTTATACTCTACCAACTAAATAAACATAGGCAATTCATTTTTGCTTGATGAAAACAAATCGTTTTAGCCTGCCCAGTAACGATATCAGATCTTGCGTCAGCCAATTGGTCATGgctatttcattttatttgctaCTTTGTTTTTGTGAGGGTGAATCAAGCAGTGAAGCAAAATGGAGCAGCacaagggaagagggaagagaagaCAAAATTTGTCTAGTGTGCAGGTTTCCATATCCCAAACTTGCAGCACATGTGTACTCAGATGTCCCACTAAGttgaatgggacttattcccaggtaaaaaagggtataggattgcattctAAACCTCAAAAACTATCATAGTTGCTGATGGTAAGAAGCACCCTCCATTGGAATATTTTTTCTTAATacgtaaaaaaagggaaacatgcaaaaatgcatacagcaAAGAAAGGCAATGCTGAAATGAGAATGCAAGGGTAAAAAACTGTAAATACTCTATTTACTTGCAAGTTAACATGGTTAGGGATCAGATTTGCACCACTTAGGAAATATATATGAAGTATCAGTGGAAAACTTAAGTCAGTGATTTAAATTGCTATTTTCTTCTTGCTTATTTAAATTGTTTTACCCTGATGGAGGCTCGTACAGGAATATTCTCTAGCCCTATGAGGAGGTGCCATAGTCTgagcctgggagcttctgcatacacacacacacacaaaagttctgTACCACTGAACAATGACCCTTCCTGTTCCTACTCAAGGGAATTTGGAGatggagggtttttgtttttgtttaaataattCAGTACATTCAGAACTTTCAAGTTAAAATGAGACCATGGTGATCTCATCTCACTGGTCAAAATGGCACACTGAAGTTTAGGAGGACCAGTTCAGTTTAAATGAAGAATTGTTGCTCAGAAGTTTATACAAattttgcagatacagtggtgcctcacaagacgaaaataatccgttccgcgagtctcttcgtctagcggttttttcgtcttgcaaagcaaccctattagcggattagcactattagcggtttagcggcttagcggctattaaaggcttagcggctaaaaggctattagcggcttagaaaaaagggggggggagcaaaaaaaatttGCAAGACTCACAAGTCGttttcgtcttgagaagcaagcccatagggaaaatcgttttgcgaagcaactcaaaaacggaaaaccctttcgtctagcgggtttttcatcttgcgaggcattcgtcttgcggggcaccactgtattgatttccACACTTCGCACTGTAAACCATGAATCGCCATTACAGGATGGAATCATAGGCTATTTAGCATTTGCTTTTATCCCAGGCTCAACACCAAAATGCCACCACCAGTCTTGGTCATCTGCATGTTCTTAGTATAGTTCAGCACACATTAAGCAACTGTATTTTCTATGTTTGTTTTGTACGTTAGCTCTTACTCTTAAGTATATCTTCAGGCCCTTGAAATTGTGGCACAAGGATGAACAGGGTGTTTCCTTCGAGATAAACAGGTAGTACCTCTAAATTATACAGTTAATGTGCTCCTTGCTATGTGATCAACAGTGTTACTGTGGAACCTCAGTCCTTTTCTCCTCATTTTTTTATGCTTTCAATATTAATTTTAATAAAGGTTATTTTGATTTGTGATCGTTGTCTCTGTAATAGTTTGTCTGCTTGTTTGAGAAGAGTATAAATGTTTTACAAGTTGTGTGTCATTATCACACACCTGGGATTAAGTCCCTCTGGTACTGTGGATTCATTTCAACTTTGGACAAACCACACCTTCTTCGCCTCAATTCCCCCTCATAGATTTTGAGTACTGATTTTAGAACTGAATTCTACTGCTGGATTGCTGTTGTATGATGATCATtggtttttataatttttatgtgATATTGCTGTGTTACATTTTAGTGATCTTTATTCTGCGCTGGGAACCTTCTGGTTAAAGGGTAGgttttaaataaaagtaataat
Proteins encoded in this window:
- the GNG4 gene encoding guanine nucleotide-binding protein G(I)/G(S)/G(O) subunit gamma-4 gives rise to the protein MKEVMANNSTTNISQARKAVEQLKMEAYLDRIKVSKAAADLLAYCDAHMGEDPLIIPVPTSENPFREKKLLCTIL